The sequence below is a genomic window from Barrientosiimonas humi.
AACCGGCCGATGATCACCAGCGGTGACCTGCAGCGGCTCATCGACGAGCAGGACGTCGTCGGCGTGACGACCAACCCGACGATCTTCGCCACCGCGCTGTCCGACGGGACGGCCTACAACGAGCAGGTCGCCGACCTGGCCGCGAACGGCGCCGATGTCGAGCTGGCCGTCTTCGAGCTCACCACCGACGACGTGCGCAACGCGTGCGACGTCATGCGTCCGGTCTACGACGCGACCGACGGCCAGGACGGCCGGGTGTCGATCGAGGTCGACCCGCGGATGGCCAAGGACACCGACGGCACGATCGAGATGGCCCGCCGCCTGTGGCAGCAGGTCGACCGGCCGAACGTGATGATCAAGATCCCCGCGACCGAGGAGGGGCTGCCCGCCATCACCGCGGCGCTGTCCGAGGGCATCAGCGTCAACGTCACGCTGATCTTCAGCCTCGACCGCTACCGCGGCGTGATGAACGCCTTCCTCACCGGTCTGGAGCAGGCCCGCGAGAAGGGCATCGACCTGTCGACCATCCGGTCGGTGGCGTCGTTCTTCGTCTCCCGCGTCGACACCGAGATCGACAAGCGGCTAGACGAGATCGGCACCGACGAGGCCAAGGCCCTCAAGGGCAAGGCCGGCGTGGCGAACGCGCGCCTGGCGTACCAGGCCTTCCAGGAGGTCTTCGCGACCTCGCGCTGGCAGACGCTCGCCGACGACGGCGCTGCTGTGCAGCGTCCGCTGTGGGCCTCGACCGGGGTCAAGAACCCGGACTACTCCGACACGATGTACGTCGTCGACCTGGCCGTCGACGACACGGTCAACACCATGCCGCCGAAGACGCTGCAGGCGCTGGCCGACCACGGCGAGGTCAAGGGCGACCAGGTCACCGACCACTACGACGAGGCCCGCGAGGTGCTCAACGAGCTGGAGCGGGTCGGCGTCAGCTACCGCGACGTGGTCGACCTGCTCGAGGTCGAGGGGCTGCAGAAGTTCGAGGACTCCTGGGGCGAGCTGCTCGGCTCCGTCGAGAGCGAGCTGACCAAGGCCGGCGGTGCGCCGGAGAAGCAGGAGGCGGCGCGGTGACCGAGCCCGACACGATCGGCATCACGGTCACCGCCTCGGGGGCGGCCGCGGACGCGATCGACCGGCACCTGCCCGGCCTGGTCGAGGCCGGCTTCGCCGGCAAGCTGTTCGACCAGGACCCGACGCTGTGGGGCGAGGCCGCCCAGGAGGAGGCCGCCAAGCGGCTGTCCTGGGTGGGCCTGGCCCGCTCGTCGCGCCCGCTGGTCGGTGAGATCTCGGCGCTGCGCGAGGACCTGCGCGGCAAGGGCGTCGACCACGTGGTGCTGTGCGGCATGGGCGGTTCGTCGCTCGCGCCCGAGGTCATCTGCGCGACCGCCGGGGTGCCGCTCACCGTGCTCGACTCCTCCCAGCCCGACATGGTGCGCGCGGCGCTGCGCGACCGGCTCGACTCGACCGTGGTGGTCGTCTCGTCCAAGTCGGGCTCGACGGTCGAGACCGACAGCCAGCGACGGGCGTACGAGCAGGCCTTCCGCGACGCCGGGATCGACCCGGCCGAGCGGATCGTCGTCGTCACCGACCCTGGCAGCCCGCTCGACGGCGAGGCGCGCGAGGCGGGGTACCGGGTGATCAACGCCGACCCCGACGTGGGCGGGCGCTACTCCGCGCTCACCGCGTTCGGTCTGGTCCCGAGCGGGCTCGCGGGCGCCGACATCGAGCGGCTGCTCGACGAGGCCGAGGCGATCACCGACCTGCTCGCCGACGACGACACCAGCAACCCCGGGCTCCGGCTCGGGGCGGCGCTGGGCGGCACCGAGCCGCTGCGCGACAAGATCGTGCTGATCGACGCCGGCACCCAGATCACCGGCTTCGGCGACTGGGCCGAGCAGCTCATCGCCGAGAGCACCGGCAAGGACGGCACGGGTCTGCTGCCCGTCGTCGTGGGTTCGGCGGCCGACGGCCCGCAGACCGACGACGAGACCTGGGTGCTGCTGATGCCCTCGGACGACGACGAGTCCGAAGACAACGCCACGTCCGCCTCGAGCGACGGCACCGGCGGCGAGTCGACCGTCGGGGTCTCCGGCGCGCTCGGCGCCCAGCTGCTGCTGTGGGAGGTCGCGACCGCGGTCGCCGGCCGCCTGCTCGGCATCAACCCGTTCGACCAGCCCGACGTCGAGAGCGCCAAGCAGGCCGCTCGCGACCTGCTGGGCGGCGGGTCCGGCGCGGCCGACGAGCCGGCGTTCGTCGACGGCGACATCCAGGTGCGCGCCGCGGGCGGCGACTGGCTGGGCGACGCGAGCACGGTGTCCGACGCGCTGCGCCGGCTCATCGACCAGCTCGGCCCGACCGGTTACCTCGCGGTCATGGCCTACCTGGACCGGATCGCCGACAGCGCCCTCGCCGACACCCGGGTGCCGCTGGCCACGTCGCTCGGCCGCCCGGTGACGTTCGGCTGGGGACCGCGCTTCCTGCACTCCACCGGGCAGTACCACAAGGGTGGCCGCCCGGAGGGGGTCTACCTGCAGATCACCACCGAGCCACGGGAGGACCTTGCGGTGCCAGGCCGCGACTTCACCTTCGGCGAGTTCGTCTCCGCCCAGGCGGGCGGCGACGCCAAGGTGCTCGCCGACCACGGTCGCCCGGTGCTGCGCCTCCACCTCACCGCGCACGACGCCGGGCTCGCGCAGCTGACCCGCGCGATCTCCGAGGTCAGCGGGAACGGCGCGGGGGCGCGGTGAGCCCGGCACGCGTCGCCAAGGGGATCAACCCGCTCCGGGACGTCGAGGACAAGCGCCTCCCCCGCATCGCGGGGCCGTGCGCCATGGTGCTCTTCGGGGTCACCGGTGACCTGGCGAAGAAGAAGCTCATGCCGGCGATCTACGACCTGTCCAACCGCGGGCTGCTGCCGCCGGGCTTCTCGCTCGTCGGCTTCGCCCGCCGCGACTGGGCCGACCAGGACTTCGGCAAGATCGTCTACGAGGCCGTGCGCGAGCACGCCCGCACGCCGTTCCGCGAGGACGTGTGGCGCAACCTGGCCGAAGGCTTCCGGTTCGTGCCCGGCACGTTCGACGACCCGGCCGCGTTCGACCTGCTCGCCGAGACCGTCAACGAGCTCGGCGAGACGCGCGGCACCGGCGGCAACATCGCGTTCTACCTGTCGATCCCGCCCGGGTTCTTCTCGGTCGTGAGCGAGCAGCTGGAGCGCAGCGGGCTGTCGACGCCCTCGCGCGGCAGCTGGCGGCGGGTGGTCATCGAGAAGCCGTTCGGGCACGACCTGAAGAGCGCCCGCGAGCTGAACGCCATCGTCGAGAAGGTCTTCCCGGCCGACTCGGTGTTCCGGATCGACCACTACCTCGGCAAGGAGACGGTCCAGAACATCCTGGCGCTGCGCTTCGCCAACCAGATGTTCGAGCCGGTGTGGAACTCCCACTACGTCGACCACGTGCAGATCACGATGGCCGAGGACATCGGCATCGCGGGGCGCGCCGGCTACTACGACGGCATCGGCGCCGCGCGTGACGTGATCCAGAACCACCTGCTGCAGCTGCTCGCGCTCACCGCCATGGAGCAGCCCAACTCCTTCGACGCCACCGACCTGCGGATGGAGAAGGAGAAGGTGCTCGCGGCCGTGCGCACGCCCCGCGACTTCGGCAAGGCCACCGCCCGCGGGCAGTACGCCGCCGGCTGGCAGGGCAGCGAACCGGTCATCGGCTACCTGCAGGAGGAGGGCATCAGCCCCACCTCGCGCACCGAGACCTACGCCGCGCTGAAGCTCGAGGTGGCGACGCGTCGCTGGGCGGGGGTGCCGTTCTACCTGCGCACCGGCAAGCGGCTCGGCAAGCGGGTCACCGAGATCGCGGTGATCTTCAAGCGGGCGCCGCAGATGCCGTTCACCGACACCGCCACCGAGGAGCTCGGCCAGAACGCCATCGTCATCCGGGTGCAGCCCGACGAGGGCATCACCATGCGCTTCGGCTCGAAGGTGCCCGGCGCGGGCGCCATGGAGGTGCGCGACGTCACGATGGACTTCGGCTACGGCTCCTCCTTCACCGAGACCAGCCCGGAGGCGTACGAGCGGCTCATCCTCGACGTGCTGCTCGGCGACCCGCCGCTGTTCCCGCGGCACGAGGAGGTCGAGCTGTCCTGGAAGATCCTCGACCCGGTCGAGCGGTTCTGGGCGCGCACCGGGCGGCCGCAGGCCTATCCCGCGGGCACCTGGGGTCCGAAGAGTGCTGACGAGATGATGCGCCGCGACGGCCGCGTCTGGAGGATGCCGTGATCGTCGACCTGCCCAACACCAGCACGCGCGAGGTCGCCAAGCGGCTCGTCACGCTGCGCCACGACATGGGGGCCGTGGCCCTCGGTCGGGTGATGACCCTGGTCGTCGACGTCGAGGAGACCGGGGCCGACGAGGCCATCGAGGCCGCGACCGAGTCGACGCGCCAGTCGCCCAGCCGGATCATCGTGCTGGTGCACGGCACCCGGCGCGGGGTGAACCGGCTCGACGCGCAGATCCGGCTCGGCGGCGACGCGGGGGCGAGCGAGATCGTCGTGCTGCGCATGCACGGCAAGCTCACCGACCACGGCCGGGCCGTGGTCACCCCGCTGGTGCTCGCCGACTCCCCCATCGTCGTGTGGTGGCCCGGTGCGGCCCCCAAGGACGTCGGCGAGTCGCCGCTCGGCGAGCTGTCGCAGCGCCGGATCACCGACGTCCAGACCGCTCGCAACCCGCGCGCGGCCCTGACCCGGATGGCCAAGGCGTACGTCCCCGGTGACACCGACCTGTCGTGGGCGCGGATCACCCGGTGGCGGGCCCTGCTCGCGGCGGCGCTCGACCAGGCGCCGTACGAGTCGGTCACCGACGTCACGGTCAGCGGCGCCAGCGACTCGGTGAGCAGCGACCTGCTCGCCGGCTGGCTCGCAGTGCGGCTGCGCTGCCCGGTGAAGCGGGCCCGCACGGCGGCCGGCTCCGACATCGTGAGCGTGCGGATGGAGCGGGAGTCGGGCCCGATCGACGTGGTGCGCACCTCCCCCACGCTGGCGACGATGAGCCAGCCCGGGCAGCCGGTGCGCCGGGTCAGCCTGCTGCAGCCGACCACGTCGCAGGCGATGGCCGAGGAGCTGCGCCGGCTCGACCGCGACGACTCCTACGAGGAGGCGCTGATCAAGGGCCTGAAGCTGGTGTCGACCACCACGCTGAGCGGCTCCGACGCGGTGCGCACCGACGAGGCGCCCGACGTCGAGGAGGCGCGGCGCGCGGGCGAGAGCGCCCGCCGGGCCGGGGCCCAGCTCACCGGCAGCGCGATGGTCGAGGCCAAGCCCGACGACGCCGCCTCCGAGGAGCAGGTCAAGGAGGCCGCCGCCCGCAAGCTCGACGCCAAGAAGGCCGAGCGCAGCGAGGACCGGCTGCGTGCCCCGCGCACGACGGCCAAGAAGTCCGGTGCCAAGGCGGCCGCGAAGCAGTCGACCGGCAAGAAGGCCGCGGCGAAGCGATCGGCGGCCAAGAAGTCGGCCAGCAAGCGGTCGACGGCGAAGAAGTCGGCCACGCAGAAGACCGCGAAGAAGGCCTCGTCGTGAGCGCCGAGCCGCAGGTGCGCCGCCACCCCGACAAGCAGGCCGCGGCCGGGGCGGCTGCGGCGGCCCTGGTCGAGGCGCTGGCCGCCGCCCAGGCCGAGGGCCGCGAGCCGCAGGTCGCCCTGACCGGTGGCTCGATGGGCTCGGCGATCGTCCAGGCGGTGCTCGACGGGCCGCACGACCAGGTCGACTGGTCGACGGTCACGGTGTGGTGGGGCGACGAGCGCTACCTGCCGGCCGGCGACCCCGACCGCAACGACGTGCAGAACGACGAGGCCGGACTCGACCGCCTCGGGCTCCGGCCCGAGCGGGTGCACCGGGTCGCGGGGCCCGATGCGTCGGCGTCGCTCGAGGAGTCCGCGACGGCGTACGGCCACGAGATGCGGGCCGACGGGTCGGGCGAGTTCGACGTCGTGCTGCTCGGCGTCGGGCCGGACGGGCACGTCGCGTCGCTGTTCCCGCAGCACCCGGCGCAGCGCGTCGGCGACGCGGTCGCGATCCCGGTCACCGACTCCCCCAAGCCGCCGCCCGAGCGGGTGTCGCTGACGTTCGAGGCGCTGAACCGCGCGCGTCAGGTGTGGTTCCTGGTGGCCGGCGACGACAAGGCCGAGGCGGTCGCCGCCGCGCTGCGGCCGGGCGCCGATCGGTGGGACGTGCCCGCCGCGGGCGTGCGCGGCCGGCTCGCCACGACCTGGTGGCTCGACGAGCCTGCGGCGTCCGGCCTCCCGCAGGACTGACCGGCGCACGAGAACGCCCCGGGCACGAAGCCGCAGAACGCGGTTCGTGCCCGGGGCGTGCTCGATCTGCGTCGAGCGGCTGTGCTCGAGGCGCGGGCTACTTGATCAGGCCGCGCTCGCGCAGGGAGGAGAGCGCCTCGTCGAGGATGACGGCGCCCTCCTCGTCGCTGCGCCGCTCCTTCACGTAGGCCAGGTGGGTCTTGTAGGGCTCGACGCGCGGCGGCGCCGGCGGGTTCTCCTTGTCCTGGCCCGCGGGGAAGCCGCAGCGCGGGCAGTCCCACTGCTCCGGCAGGGCCAGACCCGGCTCCTCGGCGAAGCTGGGGCGGGTCTCGTGCCCGTTGGAGCACCAGTACGACACGACGACTCGGGGTGCGGCCTCGCCGCGCTCCGCCTCGCCCATCGGCCCGGCGCCGACACGGCTACCTCGGATGGCGTTCCCTCCGGCCATGCTGGGTTTCGCTCCTTCGATCAGTCACGGTGCCGGACGTGCGGGTCCGGCGTGCGGGCTCAGGACAGGGCCAGTCGGTCCAGCAGACCGAGCCCCACGATCGTCGCGGCCCACAGCAGGCCGACGACGACGGTGATGCGGTTGAGGTTGCGCTCGGCCATCGACGAGCCGCCCAGGTTGCTGGACACCCCGCCGCCGAACATGTCGGACAGGCCCCCGCCCTTGCCCTTGTGCATGAGGATGAGCAGGACCAGGAACAGGCCGCTGATGACCAACAGGGTCTGCAGGGCGATACGAACTGCGTCCACGGGGGGCGCCACCTCACGAGTGCTGAACGGACAGGTTCCGGGGTCACCACCCTTCCGGACGGCAACCGCTACAGGCTACACGCCACGGGCCCCGATCCCGTGGCCGCCGCGCTCAGGCGTCGGCGCCGTGGTGACTGCGGTAGCGGCAGATCGACGCGAACTCGTTCGGGTCGATCGAGGCGCCGCCGACGAGCGCGCCGTCGACGTCGGTCTGGGCCATGATCGCGGCGACGTTCGCGGCCTTGACGCTGCCGCCGTACAGCACGCGCACGCCGTCGGCCAGCTGCTGGTCGTAGCGCTCCGCGAGCCGCGCCCGGATCGCCGCGCAGACCTCCTGCGCGTCCTCGGGCGTCGCGACCTCGCCGGTGCCGATCGCCCAGACCGGCTCGTAGGCGATGACGATCGACCCGGCCTGCTCGGGGGTCAGCCCCTCGATCGCGGCGTCGAGCTGGCCGAGCACGTGCGGCACCTGCTCGCCACTCTGCCGGACCTCCAGCGGCTCCCCCACGCACAGGATCGGCGTCAGGTCGTGCCGGTAGGCCGCCTGCACCTTGTCGCGCACGACCTCGTCGGTCTCGCCGTAGAGCTCACGCCGCTCGCTGTGGCCGACGACGACGTACGTGCAGCCCAGGCGGGCCAGGAACCCGCCGGAGATCTCCCCGGTGTAGGCGCCGGAGTCGTGCTGCGACAGGTCCTGGGCGCCCAGCTTCAGCTGCAGCTTGTCGCCGTCGATCAGCGTCTGCACGGTGCGCAGGTCGGTGAACGGCGGGAGCACGGCCACCTCGACGGCCGAGAAGTCGTGGCGTCCGTCGCGCAGCGTCCAGTCCAGCTTCTGCACCAGGTGCGCGGCCTGGAGGTGGTCCAGGTTCATCTTCCAGTTGCCCGCCATGAGCGGGGTGCGCCCGGAGGTCTTGCTCGCGCTGTCGGCCATCGTCACTTCTCCAGGACGGCAAGACCCGGCAGCGTCTTGCCCTCGAGGTACTCCAGGCTTGCGCCGCCGCCGGTGGAGATGTGGGTGAAGTCGTCCTCGGCGAAGCCGAGCTCGCGCACGGCCGCGGCGGAGTCGCCGCCACCGACCACCGTTGTGGCGCCGGCCTCGGTCGCCGCGACGAGCGCCTCGGCGACCGCCTTGGTGCCGGCGGCGTAGGGAGCCATCTCGAAGGCGCCCATCGGCCCGTTCCAGAAGACCGTCCGGGCGTCCTCGATCTTGCTCGCGAACAGCGCGGCCGACTCGGGGCCGATGTCCAGACCCATCCGGTCGGCCGGGATCTGGTCGGCCGGGACGACCTCGTGGTCGGCGTCGGCGCTGAACGCCGTGGCCGCGACGATGTCGACCGGGAGCACGATCTCGACGCCGCGCTGCTCGGCCTCCTCGAGGTAGCCGCGCACGGTGTCGACCTGGTCCTCCTCCAGCAGGCTGGAGCCGACCTCGTGGCCCTGGGCCTTGAGGAAGGTGAAGACCATGCCGCCGCCGATGAGCAGCCGGTCGGCCGTCGTCAGCAGGTTGGCGATCACGCCGAGCTTGTCGCTCACCTTGGCGCCGCCGAGGGCGACGACGTACGGCCGCTGCGGGTCGGTCAGCCGCTGCAGCACCTCGACCTCGGTGACCACGAGACCACCCGCGGCGTGCGGCAGTCGCTCGGCGACGTCGTACACGCTGGCCTGCTCGCGGTGCACCACGCCGAAGCCGTCGCTGACGAACACGTCGGCGAGGCCGGCGAGCCGGTCGGCGAAGTCGGCGCGCTCCTGCGGGGTCTTGCCGGTCTCGCCGGGCTCGAAGCGCAGGTTCTCCAGCACCGCGACCTGACCGTCCTGCAGGCTGGAGACCACGCTGCGGGCCGACTCGCCGACGGTGTCCTGGGCGACGGTGACCGGGGCCCCGAGCAGCTCGCCCAGGCGCTCGGCCACCGGGCGCAGCGAGAACTGCGGGTCCGGCTTGCCCTTCGGCCGCCCGAGGTGGGCGACCACGACCACGCGCGCCCCGCGCTCGGTCAGCACCTGGATGGTCGGCACCGACGCGCGGATGCGCCCGTCGTCGGTGATCCGGCCGCCGTCCATCGGCACGTTGAGGTCGCTGCGCAGCAGCACGGTCTTGCCGCGCAGGTCCCCCAGGTCGTCGATCGTGCGCAGGGTCACTGCTTCGACCCGACGAAGGCGACGAGGTCGACCAGGCGGTTGGAGTAGCCCCACTCGTTGTCGTACCAGCCGACGACCTTGACCTGGTTGCCGATGACGCGGGTCAGGCCCGCGTCGAAGATGCACGAGTGCGGGTCGGTGACGATGTCGGAGGAGACGATCTCGTCCTCGGTGTACTTCAGGATGCCCTTGAGCGGGCCCTCCGCCGCCTTCTTCATCGCGGCGTTGACCTCCTCGACGGTGGTGTCGCGGGGGGCCTCGAAGGTGAGGTCGGTGGCCGAGCCGGTCGGGACCGGGACGCGCAGCGCGAAGCCGTCGAGCTTGCCCTTCAGCTCGGGCAGCACCAGGCCGATGGCCTTCGCGGCGCCGGTGGAGGTCGGCACGATGTTGATCGCGGCGGCGCGGGCGCGGCGCAGGTCCTTGTGCGGGCCGTCCTGCAGGTTCTGGTCCTGGGTGTAGGCGTGCACCGTGGTCATCAGACCGCGCTCGATGCCCAGCTCGTCGTTGAGCACCTTGGCCATCGGGCCGAGGCAGTTGGTGGTGCAGGAGGCGTTGCTGATGATGGTGTCGGTCGCCGGGTCGAACGCGTCCTCGTTGACGCCCATGACGATGGTGACGTCCTCGTTCTTCGCGGGCGCGGAGATGATGACCCGCTTGGCGCCGCCGTCGATGTGCGCCTTGGCCTTCTCGGCGTCGGTGAACAGACCGGTGGACTCGATCACGATGTCGACGTCGAGCTCGCCCCACGGGAGCTTGCTCGGGTCCTTCTCGGCGAAGCTCTTGATGACCTTGTCGCCGACCTTGATGCCGCCCTCGACGACCTCGACCGGCTCGTCGAGACGACCCAGGATCGTGTCGTACTTCAGCAGGTGGGCCTGCGTCTCGTCGTCGCCGAGGTCGTTGAACGCCACGACCTCGATGTCGGCGTCGGAGGCGAGCACCGCCCGGAAGAAGTTGCGGCCGATGCGGCCGAAGCCGTTGATGCCAACGCGGACAGTCACGATTCAGGGTCCTTCCGAAAGTGGGAGGCCACGCGATCGGGCGCGGCCGGAGCCGTTCCCGAGCCTAGTAGAGCCCCGGCACCGCCCGGCATCCGGCTCAACAGCCGGTAAGCGAGCGTTCACCCCCGCCCCAGCGCGCATGAAACCCGGTTACGTGGCTTTGACCTCAATGCATCGGGGTCAAAGCCACGTAACCCGGTTTCATGCGTTCGGACCCGACAGGCCGGAGCACGGCTCGGCGACGATGCCGGCAGGCCGGAGCGTGCGACGGGCGGCCGGAGCGTGCGACGGGCGGCCGGAGGAGGAGCCGAGGCAGAAAGGAATCAGTCCAGCATCTCGGGGGTGAGGTTGGCGTTGGTGCCGGGGACGCCCTGCTCCTCGGCGCGCTTGTCGGCCATGGCGAGGAGGCGGCGGATGCGTCCGGCGACGGCGTCCTTGGTCATCGGCGGGTCGGCGAGCTGGCCGAGCTCTTCGAGGCTGGCCTGCTTGTGCTCGGTGCGCAGCCGCCCGGCCTCGGCGAGGTGGTCGGGGACCTCGTCGCCGAGGATCTCCAGCGCGCGCTCGACCCGGGAGCCGGCGGCGACGGCGGCGCGGGCGGAGCGGCGCAGGTTGGCGTCGTCGAAGTTCGCGAGCCGGTTGGCGGTGGCGCGCACCTCGCGGCGCATGCGGCGCTCCTCCCACTCCAGCACGGCCTCGTGCGAACCGAGCCGGGTGAGGATCGCACTGATGGCGTCGCCGTCGCGGATCACGACGCGGTCGACCCCGCGCACCTCGCGGGCCTTGGCCTGCACGCCGAGCCGGCGCGCCGCGCCGACGAGGGCGAGGGCGACCTCGGGTCCGGGGCTGGTGACCTCGAGCGAGCTGGACCGGCCCGGCTCGGTGAGCGAACCGTGCGCCAGGAACGCGCCGCGCCAGGCGGCCTCGGCGTCGCAGGCCGCGCCCCGCACGACCTTGGCAGGGAGGCCGCGCACCGGACGTCCGCTGCCGTCGACGAGACCGGTCTGCCGGGCGAGGGTCTCACCCTCGCCGGCGACGCGGACGACGTAGCGGGTGCTCTTGCGGATGCCCGCGCCGGACAGCACCATCAGCTCGCTCTCGTGGCCGTAGACCTCGGCGATGTGGTGACGCAGCCGACGCGCGGCGCTCGCGGTGTCGAGCTCGGCCTCGACGACGATGCGCCCGCCGACGATGTGCAGGCCCCCGGCGAACCGGAGCATGGCGGCGATCTCGGCTTTGCGGCAGCAGGTCTTGGTGATCGGGAACCTGCTCAGCTCGTCCTTGACCTTCGCCGTCATGGCCATGCGGCTCATCCTCTCACTGCGGTGTGGTGGAAGTGCGTCGGCCGGACGACGCGACGAGGCAGCGTAACGCCGTCTCCTGGAAGGTCATTCCATGATGTCGCGGTAGGCCGCGGCGAGCCGGAGGGTGTCGTGCGTGCCGGGGTGGTCGGGGTCGGCGACGGCCGAGAGCGAGACCTCCGCGCCCATCTCCTGGGCCCGGGCGCGCAAACCGTCGAGACCGTCGCCGACGGCGCTCGGGTCGGCGAGGACGACGTCCAGGTGCAGGTCGGCGGCGTGCTCGGTGAGCACCTGCAGGTGGTCGGCGGGCGTGAAGCCTCGGCTCTCGCCGCTGTCGAGCACCATGTTGAGGGTGAGCAGCCGGCGGGCGCGGGTGTGCACGAGCGCCTCGCGCAGCTCGGGCACCAGCAGGTGCGGCATGACCGAGGTGAACCAGGAGCCCGGTCCGAGGATGACCCAGTCGGCGTCGTAGATCGCCTGCACGGCCTCGGCGCACGCGGCCGGCGGGTCGGGGTCGAGGTGGACGCCCAGCACCTGCCCGGGGCTGGTCGCGAGCCGCACCTGGCCGACCACCTGCTCGACCTCGTCGGGGCGCTCGGGGTCGTCGCCGCGCACGGTGCCGCCGATGCGCACCGGCTCGATGGCCATGGGCAGCACCCGGCCCCGCGCCCCCAGCAGCCGCCCGACCAGGTCGAGCCCGGCCACGGGGTCGCCGAGCAGGTCCCACAGCGAGGCGATGATCAGGTTGCCCAGCGCGTGACCGCCGAGCGGCCCGTCGCCCGGGAAGCGGTGCTGCAGGGCGTCGCGCCACTGCAGCCCCCAGTCGGTCGTGCTGCACAGCGCGGCCAGCGCCATGCGCAGGTCGCCCGGCGGGAGGATGTCGAACTCCTCGCGCAGCCGGCCGCTGGAGCCGCCGTCGTCGGCGACGGTCACGACCGCGGTGATGCCGTCGGTGACGTGCTGGAGCGCCTGGAGAGAGGCGTACAGACCGTGGCCGCCGCCGAGCGCGGCCACCTGGAGCCGGCGGGTCATTCGCGCCCCAGATCGCGGTGGACGACCACCGTGCCGATGTCGGGACTCTGGATGCGCCGGCCGAGCTCCTCGGCCATCGCCACCGAGCGGTGCTTGCCGCCGGTGCAGCCGACGGCGAGCGTGACGTAGCTGCGGCCCTCGCGCAGGTAGCCGGCGGTGACCGGCTCGAGCAGGTCCAGGACCCGGTCGACGAACTCCTGGGCGCCCGGCTGCGCGAGCACGAAGTCGGCGACCACGGCGTCCTTGCCGGTGAACGGGCGCAGCGCGGGGTCCCAGTACGGGTTGGGCAGGAACCGCATGTCGAAGACCATGTCGGCGTCGAGGGGCAGGCCGTACTTGAAGCCGAACGAC
It includes:
- the secG gene encoding preprotein translocase subunit SecG → MDAVRIALQTLLVISGLFLVLLILMHKGKGGGLSDMFGGGVSSNLGGSSMAERNLNRITVVVGLLWAATIVGLGLLDRLALS
- a CDS encoding RNA polymerase-binding protein RbpA gives rise to the protein MAGGNAIRGSRVGAGPMGEAERGEAAPRVVVSYWCSNGHETRPSFAEEPGLALPEQWDCPRCGFPAGQDKENPPAPPRVEPYKTHLAYVKERRSDEEGAVILDEALSSLRERGLIK
- the tpiA gene encoding triose-phosphate isomerase; translation: MADSASKTSGRTPLMAGNWKMNLDHLQAAHLVQKLDWTLRDGRHDFSAVEVAVLPPFTDLRTVQTLIDGDKLQLKLGAQDLSQHDSGAYTGEISGGFLARLGCTYVVVGHSERRELYGETDEVVRDKVQAAYRHDLTPILCVGEPLEVRQSGEQVPHVLGQLDAAIEGLTPEQAGSIVIAYEPVWAIGTGEVATPEDAQEVCAAIRARLAERYDQQLADGVRVLYGGSVKAANVAAIMAQTDVDGALVGGASIDPNEFASICRYRSHHGADA
- the zwf gene encoding glucose-6-phosphate dehydrogenase, whose amino-acid sequence is MSPARVAKGINPLRDVEDKRLPRIAGPCAMVLFGVTGDLAKKKLMPAIYDLSNRGLLPPGFSLVGFARRDWADQDFGKIVYEAVREHARTPFREDVWRNLAEGFRFVPGTFDDPAAFDLLAETVNELGETRGTGGNIAFYLSIPPGFFSVVSEQLERSGLSTPSRGSWRRVVIEKPFGHDLKSARELNAIVEKVFPADSVFRIDHYLGKETVQNILALRFANQMFEPVWNSHYVDHVQITMAEDIGIAGRAGYYDGIGAARDVIQNHLLQLLALTAMEQPNSFDATDLRMEKEKVLAAVRTPRDFGKATARGQYAAGWQGSEPVIGYLQEEGISPTSRTETYAALKLEVATRRWAGVPFYLRTGKRLGKRVTEIAVIFKRAPQMPFTDTATEELGQNAIVIRVQPDEGITMRFGSKVPGAGAMEVRDVTMDFGYGSSFTETSPEAYERLILDVLLGDPPLFPRHEEVELSWKILDPVERFWARTGRPQAYPAGTWGPKSADEMMRRDGRVWRMP
- a CDS encoding glucose-6-phosphate isomerase → MTEPDTIGITVTASGAAADAIDRHLPGLVEAGFAGKLFDQDPTLWGEAAQEEAAKRLSWVGLARSSRPLVGEISALREDLRGKGVDHVVLCGMGGSSLAPEVICATAGVPLTVLDSSQPDMVRAALRDRLDSTVVVVSSKSGSTVETDSQRRAYEQAFRDAGIDPAERIVVVTDPGSPLDGEAREAGYRVINADPDVGGRYSALTAFGLVPSGLAGADIERLLDEAEAITDLLADDDTSNPGLRLGAALGGTEPLRDKIVLIDAGTQITGFGDWAEQLIAESTGKDGTGLLPVVVGSAADGPQTDDETWVLLMPSDDDESEDNATSASSDGTGGESTVGVSGALGAQLLLWEVATAVAGRLLGINPFDQPDVESAKQAARDLLGGGSGAADEPAFVDGDIQVRAAGGDWLGDASTVSDALRRLIDQLGPTGYLAVMAYLDRIADSALADTRVPLATSLGRPVTFGWGPRFLHSTGQYHKGGRPEGVYLQITTEPREDLAVPGRDFTFGEFVSAQAGGDAKVLADHGRPVLRLHLTAHDAGLAQLTRAISEVSGNGAGAR
- the pgl gene encoding 6-phosphogluconolactonase, giving the protein MSAEPQVRRHPDKQAAAGAAAAALVEALAAAQAEGREPQVALTGGSMGSAIVQAVLDGPHDQVDWSTVTVWWGDERYLPAGDPDRNDVQNDEAGLDRLGLRPERVHRVAGPDASASLEESATAYGHEMRADGSGEFDVVLLGVGPDGHVASLFPQHPAQRVGDAVAIPVTDSPKPPPERVSLTFEALNRARQVWFLVAGDDKAEAVAAALRPGADRWDVPAAGVRGRLATTWWLDEPAASGLPQD
- a CDS encoding glucose-6-phosphate dehydrogenase assembly protein OpcA, giving the protein MIVDLPNTSTREVAKRLVTLRHDMGAVALGRVMTLVVDVEETGADEAIEAATESTRQSPSRIIVLVHGTRRGVNRLDAQIRLGGDAGASEIVVLRMHGKLTDHGRAVVTPLVLADSPIVVWWPGAAPKDVGESPLGELSQRRITDVQTARNPRAALTRMAKAYVPGDTDLSWARITRWRALLAAALDQAPYESVTDVTVSGASDSVSSDLLAGWLAVRLRCPVKRARTAAGSDIVSVRMERESGPIDVVRTSPTLATMSQPGQPVRRVSLLQPTTSQAMAEELRRLDRDDSYEEALIKGLKLVSTTTLSGSDAVRTDEAPDVEEARRAGESARRAGAQLTGSAMVEAKPDDAASEEQVKEAAARKLDAKKAERSEDRLRAPRTTAKKSGAKAAAKQSTGKKAAAKRSAAKKSASKRSTAKKSATQKTAKKASS
- the tal gene encoding transaldolase: MATTNPRIKALSDVGVSIWLDDLNRPMITSGDLQRLIDEQDVVGVTTNPTIFATALSDGTAYNEQVADLAANGADVELAVFELTTDDVRNACDVMRPVYDATDGQDGRVSIEVDPRMAKDTDGTIEMARRLWQQVDRPNVMIKIPATEEGLPAITAALSEGISVNVTLIFSLDRYRGVMNAFLTGLEQAREKGIDLSTIRSVASFFVSRVDTEIDKRLDEIGTDEAKALKGKAGVANARLAYQAFQEVFATSRWQTLADDGAAVQRPLWASTGVKNPDYSDTMYVVDLAVDDTVNTMPPKTLQALADHGEVKGDQVTDHYDEAREVLNELERVGVSYRDVVDLLEVEGLQKFEDSWGELLGSVESELTKAGGAPEKQEAAR